Proteins encoded within one genomic window of Pedobacter africanus:
- a CDS encoding phosphoribosyltransferase family protein, translated as MAGSQLLILDKKQIQQKINRIAYQILEDNLSEKEVVLAGIWDRGYKLAVRLKKVLSKISELKVTMLKIELDRQNSKLVANTDLDETHWRNKVIILVDDVLNSGKTLAYGLGVFLNTPHKKIRTVVLVDRSHKIFPIATDYVGLELATVLKEHVDVVMDVEGEEDRVYLS; from the coding sequence ATGGCAGGATCTCAATTACTTATTCTGGATAAAAAGCAGATACAGCAAAAAATAAACAGGATTGCTTACCAGATACTGGAAGATAACCTTTCTGAAAAGGAAGTGGTACTGGCAGGGATATGGGACAGGGGATATAAACTGGCTGTGCGCCTGAAAAAGGTATTGTCCAAGATATCTGAGCTAAAGGTCACCATGCTTAAAATTGAGCTGGACAGGCAAAACAGTAAACTGGTTGCCAATACAGACCTGGACGAAACGCACTGGAGAAATAAAGTTATCATTCTGGTAGATGATGTGCTGAACAGCGGCAAGACACTTGCCTATGGCCTGGGCGTTTTCCTGAATACCCCACATAAAAAGATCAGAACAGTGGTATTGGTAGATAGGAGTCATAAAATCTTTCCGATTGCTACAGACTATGTTGGTTTGGAGCTGGCAACAGTGCTAAAAGAGCATGTGGATGTGGTAATGGACGTGGAAGGTGAGGAAGACCGGGTTTATTTAAGCTAA
- a CDS encoding 1-acyl-sn-glycerol-3-phosphate acyltransferase — protein sequence MHKSHKNSFVFGFFSWYIRYIIKRDFSAYTFNNFKINKNEAVLLLANHFSWWDGFLMFQLNRLLFKKEFHVLVTEEDYKKHWFLKYVGAFAAEGKGKDVVETLLYAGELLNDPDRLVLVFPQGKLYSVYQSNIAFEKGVMQLVNASKKKFQIIFAANLVDFSARKPIVQTCLNSWEAEEYMSLQLLKSEYNKHYTEAIKAQNKVAV from the coding sequence ATGCACAAGTCCCATAAAAACAGTTTTGTTTTTGGCTTCTTTTCCTGGTATATCAGGTATATCATAAAAAGGGACTTTTCTGCTTATACTTTTAACAACTTTAAGATCAACAAAAATGAAGCTGTATTGCTGCTGGCTAATCATTTCAGCTGGTGGGACGGCTTTTTAATGTTTCAGTTGAACAGGTTACTCTTTAAAAAGGAATTTCATGTACTGGTGACCGAAGAAGATTATAAAAAGCATTGGTTCCTGAAATATGTCGGTGCTTTTGCCGCCGAGGGCAAAGGCAAGGATGTAGTGGAAACGCTGTTGTACGCGGGAGAATTGCTGAATGATCCGGATCGCCTGGTATTGGTGTTCCCACAGGGTAAACTGTATTCCGTTTACCAGAGCAATATCGCTTTTGAGAAGGGGGTGATGCAGCTTGTAAATGCCTCGAAGAAAAAGTTTCAGATTATTTTTGCGGCTAACCTGGTCGACTTTTCTGCCAGAAAACCTATAGTGCAGACCTGCCTGAACAGCTGGGAAGCAGAAGAATACATGAGCCTTCAGTTGCTCAAAAGTGAGTACAATAAACATTATACCGAAGCCATAAAAGCCCAAAATAAGGTTGCGGTATGA
- a CDS encoding 4-hydroxy-3-methylbut-2-enyl diphosphate reductase produces MKYDLAVTIDKASGFCFGVVYAIDMAEDILDHEDHLYCLGDIVHNDEEVKRLTDKGLRIIDHEQLKELHKEKVLIRAHGEAPSTYQLALENELTLIDASCPVVLKLQNRIKNSHDEKEQILIFGKHGHAEVIGLQGQTDGKAIVFQDIAELDNVELPSGFTLYSQTTKSTDKFYSIKDELISRGYEVKANDTICRQVSNRYSDLEKFVANYDKILFVSGKKSSNGKVLYDVCKKFNDQSYFISNVDEIDMNWFAPNDKVGICGATSTPMWLMEEVKAYLLHH; encoded by the coding sequence ATGAAATACGATTTAGCTGTAACTATAGATAAGGCCTCGGGCTTTTGCTTTGGGGTTGTTTATGCAATAGATATGGCAGAAGATATACTGGACCATGAGGATCACCTGTATTGCCTGGGGGATATCGTACACAACGATGAAGAGGTCAAACGGTTGACCGATAAAGGGCTGCGCATTATAGACCATGAGCAACTCAAAGAATTGCATAAAGAGAAGGTGCTGATCCGTGCGCATGGTGAAGCCCCCTCCACTTATCAGCTGGCGCTCGAAAACGAACTCACCCTGATCGATGCTTCCTGCCCGGTTGTGCTGAAATTGCAAAACAGGATCAAGAACTCTCATGATGAAAAGGAACAGATCCTGATATTTGGAAAACACGGTCATGCTGAGGTGATTGGTTTGCAGGGGCAAACTGATGGAAAAGCCATAGTTTTTCAGGATATCGCTGAGTTGGACAATGTAGAACTGCCTTCCGGTTTTACCCTTTACAGCCAGACTACTAAAAGTACAGATAAATTTTACAGCATCAAGGATGAACTGATCAGCAGGGGATATGAAGTAAAGGCAAACGATACCATTTGCAGGCAGGTATCTAACCGTTACAGCGATCTGGAGAAGTTTGTGGCCAATTACGATAAGATCTTGTTTGTTTCGGGAAAAAAATCGTCAAATGGCAAGGTGCTGTATGATGTTTGCAAAAAATTCAACGATCAGTCCTATTTCATTTCCAACGTTGATGAAATTGACATGAACTGGTTTGCACCTAACGATAAAGTTGGGATTTGCGGGGCAACATCTACACCTATGTGGCTGATGGAGGAGGTTAAGGCCTATCTGCTTCATCATTAA
- the hemH gene encoding ferrochelatase, whose amino-acid sequence MGKKGVLLVNLGTPDSPEVSDVRKYLDQFLMDERVIDINIVNRTLLVKGIIVPFRSPKTSKLYKEIWDENGSPLLYFSKIQAAMVQEQLGENYHVELAMRYQNPSISSALAKMKTALVESIRVIPLFPQYASASTGSVIQLVMEIVSKWATIPPVTFVNSFHNNELMIETFAENARKYQPETFDHILFSFHGLPERQLLKCDHTGSYCLKKKDCCDTLNDTNKFCYSAQGHDTARLIAAKLNIAREDYTVCFQSRLGKEPWVQPYTTDVLKKLAAEGKKRLLVFSPAFVADCLETIYEITVEYQEEFKALGGEHVQLVESLNDDPKFIEALVEMAKA is encoded by the coding sequence ATGGGAAAAAAGGGTGTACTGCTAGTGAATTTAGGAACTCCGGACAGTCCGGAAGTTAGTGATGTACGAAAATATCTTGATCAGTTTTTGATGGATGAACGGGTAATAGATATAAATATCGTTAACCGGACCTTATTGGTTAAAGGTATTATTGTTCCCTTTCGCAGTCCGAAAACTTCTAAATTATACAAAGAAATCTGGGATGAAAACGGTTCGCCGCTGTTGTATTTCAGCAAAATCCAGGCCGCCATGGTTCAGGAGCAGTTGGGAGAGAATTATCACGTTGAACTTGCCATGCGCTACCAGAACCCCTCCATTTCATCGGCATTAGCTAAAATGAAAACGGCTTTGGTGGAAAGCATCAGGGTGATTCCATTGTTCCCACAGTACGCGTCAGCCAGTACAGGTTCTGTGATTCAGCTGGTAATGGAGATCGTTAGCAAATGGGCAACCATTCCTCCTGTGACCTTTGTAAACTCTTTTCACAACAATGAGCTGATGATCGAAACCTTTGCAGAAAATGCAAGGAAATATCAGCCGGAAACCTTTGATCATATCCTGTTTAGTTTTCACGGATTGCCCGAACGTCAATTGCTGAAATGCGATCATACGGGTAGTTATTGTCTGAAAAAGAAGGACTGTTGCGATACACTTAACGATACCAATAAATTCTGCTATTCCGCACAGGGGCATGATACTGCAAGATTGATTGCAGCTAAGTTGAATATTGCCAGGGAAGATTATACGGTTTGTTTTCAGTCGCGCCTGGGCAAGGAGCCCTGGGTTCAGCCTTATACTACCGATGTTTTAAAGAAGCTGGCTGCAGAAGGAAAGAAGCGGCTCCTGGTATTTAGTCCGGCTTTTGTCGCCGACTGTCTGGAGACCATTTATGAGATTACTGTAGAGTATCAAGAAGAGTTTAAGGCGCTCGGTGGGGAGCATGTTCAATTGGTGGAAAGCCTGAATGATGATCCTAAATTTATTGAAGCCCTGGTAGAGATGGCTAAGGCTTAA
- a CDS encoding 3-deoxy-D-manno-octulosonic acid transferase: MLWLYNIGIQLYALLIRIFSTFNTKASLFIQGRRNIFARIAQKIDNRQKHIWFHFASLGEFEQGRSVLEKIKEQYPEKKIVITFFSPSGYEIRKNYALADGIFYLPLDTASNAKKLIAAINPELAIFTKYEYWYYYFSELNKNNIPLLIISGIFRPGQVFFKPYGGFHRKMLTFVNHFFLQNQESMTLLKTIGIQNATLSGDTRFDRVAAHARSAKKLDLVQSFCGTQPVLVAGSTWPPDEQLIAKLCKAHPDWKFIVAPHEIGETHINEIEKLFPEAVKYSALQKTTNAAVGNQQVLIIDNIGLLSALYAYGKIAYIGGGFGAGIHNTLEAAAFGIPVIFGPRYDKFQEAKDLIALGAAKSISNWDELSTAFNELGKNKEAGLIAKDYVNAKTGATDQIVNFLSGYFKP, from the coding sequence ATGCTTTGGCTTTATAACATCGGTATCCAACTTTATGCACTATTAATCAGGATCTTTTCTACTTTTAACACCAAAGCATCACTTTTTATCCAAGGCAGGCGAAATATTTTTGCCCGGATAGCGCAAAAAATAGACAATAGGCAAAAACACATCTGGTTTCATTTCGCTTCACTGGGCGAATTTGAACAGGGCCGCTCTGTTCTGGAAAAAATAAAGGAACAGTATCCTGAAAAGAAGATTGTCATCACTTTTTTCTCGCCCTCAGGCTATGAGATCAGAAAAAACTATGCACTTGCCGACGGCATCTTTTACCTGCCTCTGGATACCGCTTCCAATGCAAAGAAATTAATTGCGGCCATTAACCCCGAACTGGCCATTTTTACCAAATACGAATACTGGTACTATTACTTCAGCGAATTAAATAAAAACAATATCCCACTGCTGATCATCTCCGGCATCTTCCGTCCGGGCCAGGTCTTTTTTAAGCCTTATGGTGGCTTTCATCGAAAGATGCTGACCTTCGTAAACCACTTCTTTTTACAAAATCAGGAAAGTATGACCTTGCTCAAAACCATAGGCATTCAAAATGCCACCCTAAGCGGAGACACCAGGTTTGATCGCGTGGCAGCGCATGCCCGTTCTGCAAAAAAACTAGATCTCGTTCAATCGTTTTGTGGAACACAACCTGTTTTGGTTGCGGGAAGTACCTGGCCTCCGGATGAGCAGCTCATTGCAAAGCTATGTAAAGCACATCCCGATTGGAAATTTATCGTTGCACCTCATGAAATTGGCGAAACCCACATCAACGAAATAGAAAAGCTATTTCCTGAAGCGGTAAAATATTCTGCACTGCAAAAAACAACTAATGCTGCTGTTGGTAATCAACAGGTGCTCATTATCGATAATATAGGTTTATTGTCTGCGCTCTATGCTTATGGGAAAATTGCTTATATCGGCGGCGGGTTCGGGGCGGGCATCCACAACACACTCGAAGCAGCAGCATTTGGCATTCCGGTTATATTTGGCCCGCGGTACGATAAGTTCCAGGAAGCAAAAGACCTGATTGCACTTGGTGCTGCAAAAAGCATCAGCAACTGGGATGAACTGTCGACAGCCTTTAATGAGCTCGGCAAAAATAAAGAGGCAGGCCTTATTGCTAAAGATTATGTGAATGCAAAAACCGGCGCTACCGATCAGATCGTGAATTTTTTATCGGGGTATTTTAAGCCTTAG
- a CDS encoding UDP-glucose dehydrogenase family protein, which translates to MKIAVIGTGYVGLVTGTCLSETGNNVICVDINETKVQQMQAGVVPIYEPGLDVLFHRNIAQGRLTFTTDLAHAVKEAQIIFMALPTPPGGDGAADLSYILGAAKDISKLVTSYKVIVNKSTVPVGTADKVQAVFAAHTDVEIDVVSNPEFLREGVAVEDFMKPDRVVIGTRSERAQKLMNELYGPYVRQGNPILFMDERSSELTKYAANSFLATKITFMNEVANLCEIVDADVDAVRKGIGSDARIGKRFLFPGIGYGGSCFPKDVQALAKSADEHNYDFQILRSVMQVNEKQKTIIVDKLLKYYKGDLKGKHFALWGLAFKPETDDIREAPALYIIDELVRQGATVTAFDPEGMANVKGLIGDKIKYAENQYEALIGADALLIATEWSVFRNPDFEKMEESLSNKVIFDGRNLYDLQKMIDLGYYYNSVGRKLIYN; encoded by the coding sequence ATGAAAATAGCCGTTATAGGAACCGGGTACGTAGGTTTAGTTACAGGTACCTGTTTATCTGAAACAGGGAACAATGTGATCTGTGTAGACATCAATGAGACCAAAGTGCAGCAAATGCAGGCTGGTGTGGTGCCGATCTATGAACCCGGACTGGATGTATTATTCCACAGGAACATTGCCCAGGGACGGCTTACTTTTACCACCGACCTTGCCCATGCAGTTAAAGAAGCTCAGATCATCTTTATGGCGCTGCCTACGCCTCCGGGAGGAGATGGTGCTGCCGATCTTTCTTACATTCTGGGAGCGGCAAAAGACATTTCCAAACTGGTAACCAGTTATAAAGTTATTGTCAATAAATCTACCGTTCCGGTAGGTACGGCCGATAAGGTGCAGGCTGTTTTTGCCGCCCATACGGATGTGGAAATTGATGTGGTATCTAACCCTGAGTTCTTGCGTGAAGGTGTTGCTGTAGAGGATTTCATGAAGCCTGACCGGGTGGTTATCGGTACCAGGAGTGAAAGGGCACAAAAGCTGATGAATGAACTGTACGGACCTTATGTAAGACAGGGGAACCCGATTCTGTTTATGGACGAGCGTTCATCGGAGCTGACAAAATATGCCGCCAATTCTTTCCTGGCCACCAAGATCACTTTTATGAACGAAGTGGCCAATCTTTGCGAGATCGTGGATGCAGACGTTGACGCTGTACGTAAAGGTATCGGCTCGGATGCCAGGATTGGCAAACGTTTCCTGTTCCCTGGAATAGGATACGGTGGAAGCTGTTTTCCTAAAGATGTGCAGGCCCTGGCCAAATCTGCTGATGAACACAATTATGATTTCCAGATTTTAAGGTCTGTGATGCAGGTGAATGAAAAGCAAAAAACCATTATTGTTGACAAACTGCTTAAATATTACAAAGGTGATTTAAAGGGTAAACACTTTGCGTTATGGGGCTTGGCCTTTAAACCTGAAACAGATGATATCCGTGAGGCACCGGCATTGTATATCATTGACGAACTGGTGAGACAGGGAGCTACTGTTACTGCTTTTGATCCTGAAGGTATGGCCAATGTAAAAGGTCTTATCGGGGATAAAATAAAATATGCGGAGAACCAGTACGAAGCATTGATTGGTGCGGATGCCTTGCTGATTGCTACAGAATGGTCTGTTTTCAGGAACCCTGATTTTGAGAAAATGGAAGAGAGCCTGAGCAATAAGGTGATTTTTGACGGCCGTAATTTATATGACTTGCAAAAAATGATTGACCTGGGATATTATTATAATAGTGTTGGCCGTAAGCTTATATATAACTAA
- a CDS encoding UDP-glucuronic acid decarboxylase family protein, with amino-acid sequence MKRKRVLITGAAGFLGSHLCDRFIKEGYHVIGMDNLITGDMQNIQHLFGLENFEFAHHDVSKYVYVAGELDYILHFASPASPIDYLKIPIQTLKVGSLGTHNLLGLAKNKNARMLIASTSEVYGDPSVNPQPEEYWGNVNPVGPRGVYDEAKRFQEAMTMAYHTFHGLETRIVRIFNTYGPRMRLNDGRVLPAFIGQALRGEDLTVFGDGSQTRSFCYVDDLIEGIYRLLLSDYALPVNIGNPDEITIKQFGEEIIKLTGTSQKLVLKDLPVDDPKQRRPDITKARSILGWEPKVSRAEGLKITYEYFKSLPQEALTNKEHKDFTGYNR; translated from the coding sequence ATGAAAAGAAAAAGAGTTTTAATTACCGGGGCAGCGGGTTTTCTGGGATCACATTTGTGTGACAGGTTTATCAAAGAAGGTTATCATGTAATTGGAATGGACAATCTGATTACAGGAGATATGCAGAATATCCAGCATTTGTTCGGACTGGAGAATTTTGAATTCGCCCATCACGATGTTTCTAAATATGTATATGTTGCAGGCGAACTGGATTATATTCTTCATTTTGCATCACCAGCAAGTCCGATTGACTATTTAAAAATTCCTATACAAACCCTTAAAGTGGGGTCTTTGGGCACACACAATCTGCTTGGGCTTGCAAAAAATAAAAATGCTAGGATGTTGATTGCTTCTACATCTGAAGTATATGGTGATCCGAGTGTAAACCCGCAACCTGAAGAATACTGGGGCAATGTTAACCCTGTTGGGCCTAGAGGTGTCTACGATGAAGCGAAACGTTTTCAGGAGGCAATGACCATGGCCTATCATACTTTTCATGGTTTGGAAACCCGTATTGTAAGGATATTTAATACCTACGGACCAAGGATGCGCCTGAATGACGGCCGGGTGTTGCCTGCTTTTATTGGCCAGGCTTTACGTGGGGAAGATCTAACTGTATTTGGTGATGGTTCACAGACCCGCTCATTCTGCTATGTGGATGACCTGATAGAAGGAATTTACCGTTTGCTACTGAGCGATTATGCCCTGCCGGTTAATATTGGGAACCCTGACGAGATCACCATTAAACAATTTGGCGAGGAGATCATCAAATTAACAGGCACGAGTCAGAAACTGGTGTTGAAAGATTTGCCGGTTGATGATCCTAAGCAACGCAGGCCGGACATTACCAAGGCCAGATCCATATTGGGCTGGGAACCCAAAGTAAGTAGGGCCGAAGGCTTAAAAATTACCTATGAATATTTTAAATCGTTACCACAGGAGGCTTTGACAAATAAGGAACATAAAGATTTTACAGGATATAACCGTTAA
- the galE gene encoding UDP-glucose 4-epimerase GalE: MSKILVTGGTGFIGSHTVVELYNAGYEVVIVDDFSNSNPKILQQIETITGNKPEFVQLDLCDEAKVKDFVAKNSDISGVIHFAAFKAVGESVQQPLKYYRNNFYSLINLILAFDSKVNLVFSSSCTVYGQPDVLPVTEDAPTKKAESPYGNTKQIAEEILQETCAVTPGLNVTSLRYFNPVGAHHTALIGELPIGVPQNLVPFITQSAIGKRGPITVYGDDYNTPDGSAIRDYIHVVDLAKAHVAAIRRLESGKATSNYEVFNLGTGKGSSVLEIIKAFEQSTGVKLNYTIGARREGDIEKVWGDVSKSSRDLEWKAELDLAEMMSSAWKWEQYLQENPF; this comes from the coding sequence ATGTCAAAAATATTAGTAACCGGCGGAACCGGGTTTATTGGTTCACATACAGTAGTTGAATTGTACAATGCGGGCTATGAAGTGGTCATCGTTGATGATTTCTCTAATTCCAATCCCAAAATATTACAGCAGATAGAAACGATAACCGGCAATAAGCCCGAGTTTGTGCAGCTAGATCTTTGTGACGAAGCTAAGGTGAAGGATTTTGTTGCGAAAAACAGTGACATAAGCGGGGTAATCCATTTTGCTGCCTTTAAAGCTGTAGGGGAATCCGTGCAGCAGCCTTTAAAATATTACCGGAATAATTTTTATTCGCTGATTAATCTGATCCTGGCATTTGACAGTAAAGTTAACCTGGTATTTTCATCTTCCTGCACCGTATATGGGCAACCAGATGTGTTGCCTGTAACCGAAGATGCCCCGACCAAAAAAGCAGAATCGCCTTATGGCAATACCAAACAGATTGCAGAGGAGATTTTGCAGGAAACCTGCGCGGTAACCCCTGGCTTAAACGTAACTTCGTTACGTTATTTTAATCCTGTTGGTGCACACCATACCGCATTGATTGGTGAATTACCTATTGGTGTTCCGCAAAACCTGGTTCCTTTCATCACACAGTCGGCCATAGGTAAACGCGGGCCGATTACAGTGTATGGGGATGACTACAATACACCTGACGGTAGTGCTATCCGTGATTATATCCATGTGGTAGACCTGGCGAAAGCTCATGTAGCTGCAATCAGACGCCTGGAAAGCGGCAAAGCTACATCCAACTATGAAGTGTTTAACCTGGGTACCGGCAAAGGCTCTTCTGTGTTGGAGATCATTAAGGCTTTTGAGCAATCGACCGGTGTGAAGCTGAATTATACCATCGGTGCAAGAAGAGAGGGCGATATAGAAAAGGTTTGGGGAGACGTAAGCAAGTCGTCCAGGGATCTGGAATGGAAAGCTGAACTGGACCTGGCAGAGATGATGTCATCGGCCTGGAAATGGGAACAATACTTACAGGAAAATCCTTTTTAA
- the rfbB gene encoding dTDP-glucose 4,6-dehydratase: MKKILITGGAGFIGSHVVRRFVNSYPQYEIVNLDKLTYAGNLANLTDIESKPNYRFLKADITDAAEINELFQREQFDAVIHLAAESHVDRSIADPTAFVMTNVIGTVNLLNAAREYWKGNYDSKRFYHVSTDEVYGALGETGMFTETTAYDPHSPYSASKASSDHFVRAYHDTYGLDVVISNCSNNYGSHHFPEKLIPLAINNIKNNRPVPVYGKGENVRDWLWVVDHARAIDVIFHQAKTGETYNIGGHNEWKNIDLIQLLCKIMDKKLGREAGTSAKLITFVTDRAGHDLRYAIDSTKLQEKLNWVPSLQFEEGLEKTVDWYLENEKWLSDVTSGNYQAYYETQYHGR; the protein is encoded by the coding sequence ATGAAGAAAATATTAATAACAGGCGGGGCAGGATTTATCGGTTCCCATGTGGTACGCAGGTTTGTGAATAGCTATCCACAGTATGAGATTGTGAACCTGGACAAGTTGACTTATGCAGGAAACCTGGCCAATTTAACAGATATAGAAAGCAAACCAAACTACCGTTTCCTTAAGGCTGATATTACTGATGCCGCCGAGATCAATGAACTGTTTCAGCGCGAACAATTTGATGCAGTGATCCACCTGGCCGCGGAATCTCATGTTGATCGCTCAATTGCAGACCCGACAGCCTTTGTGATGACGAACGTGATTGGTACGGTTAACCTGCTGAATGCTGCGAGAGAATACTGGAAAGGCAATTACGACAGTAAGCGCTTTTACCATGTATCTACGGATGAGGTTTATGGTGCTTTGGGTGAAACCGGTATGTTTACCGAAACCACCGCCTACGATCCGCACAGTCCGTATTCTGCATCCAAAGCCTCTTCCGATCATTTTGTAAGGGCTTACCATGATACCTACGGATTGGACGTGGTGATCTCCAATTGCTCCAATAACTACGGATCGCACCATTTTCCGGAAAAGCTGATCCCGCTGGCAATCAACAACATCAAAAATAACCGCCCGGTACCGGTGTATGGTAAGGGAGAGAATGTACGCGACTGGCTTTGGGTGGTAGATCATGCCAGGGCAATCGATGTAATATTTCATCAGGCCAAAACCGGAGAGACCTATAACATTGGCGGGCATAACGAATGGAAAAACATAGACCTGATTCAGTTGTTATGCAAAATTATGGACAAGAAGCTGGGCCGGGAGGCAGGGACCTCAGCTAAGCTGATCACCTTTGTAACCGACAGGGCAGGGCATGACCTGCGTTATGCCATAGATTCTACCAAACTACAGGAAAAACTAAACTGGGTTCCGAGTTTACAGTTCGAGGAAGGGTTAGAAAAAACAGTAGACTGGTACCTGGAAAATGAAAAGTGGCTCTCTGATGTTACATCCGGTAACTATCAGGCGTATTATGAAACACAATACCACGGAAGATAA